A genomic segment from Nicotiana sylvestris chromosome 1, ASM39365v2, whole genome shotgun sequence encodes:
- the LOC104214674 gene encoding ras-related protein RABA5b-like, producing MVEEEVGEEYLFKIVVIGDSAVGKSNLLSRFARDEFDHNSKATIGVEFQTQVVEIDGKEIKAQVWDTAGQERFRAVTSAYYRGAVGALIVYDISRKTTFENIKCWLDELNTHCDTTVARMLVGNKCDLENIRDVSIEEGKNLAEEEGLFFIETSALDSTNVKTAFEIVIREIYKNLSRKVLNSDSYKTELSVNRVSLANGTDMSKQKASCCSR from the exons ATGGTGGAAGAAGAAGTAGGAGAAGAGTACCTTTTCAAGATTGTGGTTATAGGGGACTCTGCTGTTGGCAAATCCAACTTGCTGTCGCGTTTTGCCCGTGATGAGTTTGACCATAACTCTAAGGCCACCATTGGAGTTGAGTTCCAAACCCAAGTAGTGGAAATTGATGGCAAGGAAATTAAGGCCCAAGTTTGGGACACAGCTGGTCAAGAACGTTTTCGGGCAGTCACTTCTGCTTATTATAGAGGTGCTGTTGGGGCTCTCATTGTTTATGATATTAGCAGAAAGACCACTTTTGAGAATATCAAATGTTGGCTTGATGAACTCAACA CCCACTGTGATACAACAGTTGCAAGGATGCTTGTTGGAAACAAGTGTGATCTGGAGAACATCAGAGATGTGAGTATAGAGGAAGGAAAAAACCTTGCAGAAGAGGAAGGATTATTCTTTATTGAAACATCTGCTCTGGACTCTACTAATGTCAAAACAGCCTTTGAAATTGTCATCCGCGAGATATACAAAAATTTGAGCCGGAAAGTTCTCAATTCTGATTCATACAAGACAGAATTATCAGTCAATCGGGTTAGCCTTGCCAATGGAACCGATATGTCAAAACAAAAGGCATCGTGCTGTTCCAGATAG